TTGAACAAACGGTAAGACAAACTCTGCCGGAAGGGTTTCAGCGCAGTGAATTTTTACTGGAACATGGCCACATTGATATGATTGTAGAGCGTAAAAATTTACGCGACACAGTTGCTGAGTTGGTGGCAAAACTTTCTCATCGAGATTCAGTTAATACTTTAGATGAAGCACTATAAGCATTTTACCATTGCAGAATGGTTACATTATCTTGAGACGCGTCATCAGCAAGAAATTCAGCTGGGATTGACGCGTATTAAGCAGGTTGCTGAATCTCTTGATTTGCTTCGATTACCAAGCAAAGTAGTGTCAATCGCAGGTACTAATGGTAAAGGCTCTGTTGTTGCTGCCCTTGAAGCGATTTACAGCGCTGCTGGTTTTCAGGTTGCCAGTTATACGTCTCCTCATTTAGTTTCATTTAATGAGCGTATAAAGATCAATCAAAAACCTATTGCGGATACTGACTTAAAAGAAGCCTTTTGTGCCATAGAAGAAGGACGGGGTTCAGTCTTTTTAACCTACTTTGAGATGGCGACGCTTGCGGCATTGTGGTATTTCAAAAAACATTCCATCGATATTTTGCTCTTAGAGGTAGGTCTTGGAGGGCGCCTTGACGCTACCAATATTATCGATGCTGATTTAGCAATTATTACAACGATTGATTTGGATCATGAGGAATATTTAGGTAACAACAAAGAATCTATAGGTTATGAAAAAGCTGGCATTTTGCGGTATGGGAAACCAGCTATTTACGCCGACAAAGATCCCCCCCATAGTATCGTTGAAGCAGTTTCCTCTATGAGTTGCCCTTTATACAGGTTAGGTATTGCTTATGATTACAAGCTGAATGATACGACTCTTGAAGTCAGTGCTTGCGAGCATGTAATTACGTTAGAGCGTCCTGTACTTCATGCAAATTCAATCGCAGCGGCAGTGATGGCTACTCTCTGCCTGCAAACGGTATTGCCGGTCAGTTTCTCCTGTATTGCGGAAGGTTTGCGTAATTTAGTTTTACCAGGGCGATTGCAGCATATAAAGGGCAAAATGACTACGTTGCTCGACGTTTCCCATAATCCGCAAGCAGTAAATTATCTGGCAAGCTATATTAAAAATTTACATTGGAAAGGTTCTATTCATGCTGTCTTTTCGGCATTAAAAGACAAAGATATCCCGGCTTTGATAAAACCTTTAATAGAAATAGTTGATCATTGGTATCCTGCTCTTTTATCAGGAAAACGGGCAGCTAGTGAGGAACAATTTGGCGCAGCCTTTCGTATTTATGGTATAGTACCTTTTTGCTATGCTGATCCTTTGTTGGCTTATCAGGCTGCTTGCAATGTAGCTAGCACAGGTGATTTAATCGTAGTTTATGGTTCATTTGTTACTGTAGGGCAAGTACTGCCTGCTGTATGTAATACCAACCGGAGCTGAGGAGAGATGATGAAACTAGTGATGGATGAGCGTGTAAAGCATCGGCTTATAGGCCTTGCTGTTATTTTATCTATAGCTGCTATTTTTGCTCCCGCAATCATTAAAAAATCCAATCAACGAATTGATGATAATGTCAGCATTTCTGTGAAATTGCCACCTAAACCAATTCCGCCAAAGGTTGCAATGCCTGATGAACAGGAAATGTTTAAAACAGTTAAAGTCGCCCATGTAGAACTTCCGGATGTTCCTAGAGAGTCAGCGGGACCTGCACTTGCAAAAGCAGAGTCTCTTAGTCAGTTAAATGATATTAAAGAAGCAGTTGGACCTATGGTAGCGAAAGCAAAAGTAGAGCCGACCAGGGTGGCAAAACATAAACCCACTATTGTTGTGGCAGCGACCAATAAACTGACAACTTCAACTGCTGCGCCTAAACCGACTTCTGTCGTTGCAAAAAATAAAGCTGCTGCCAAACCTGTTCAAATGGCCAAAATAAAACCACAGACCTCTACAGCAAAAGGTTTATATGCTGTTCAACTGGCTACTTTTTCCAAACAAAAAAATGCAGATGCACTGGTTTCAAGATTAAGGGCCAAAGGATATAAAGCGAGCTATAACAGAGTCAATATGCCTCAAGGAACAGTGTATAAAGTGATTGTTGGACAAGGTCGTCCTAAAGAACAAGCCAAAATATTACAGCAACAACTCGCCAGTGTGATGCAAATTAAAGGATTTATTGTGACCACAGGGGTTAGCTAAGTATGCAATGGTATTGGATTGATTTGCTAATTGTTGCAGTTATTGGCTTATCGGTTTTAACCGGCCTCATTCGTGGTTTTATTAAAGAGTTAATTGCGCTTGCTGTGTGGGTTTTGGCAATTTGGCTGGCTTTTAGTTACTCACAAACCCTGGATCCTTGGTTGCAACAATATATTCAGGATAAGACAGCAAGAACAGTTACCGCATTTATTTTAATATTAATAGCTACATTAATAGCTGGTGGTATAGTGAATGCAATTTTAAGTTTTATTTTAAAGCGCTCGGGATTGAGCGGCACCGACCGAATCCTTGGTATGGGATTCGGATTTGTTCGAGGTATTTTTATTATTGCGTTGATCATGTTGGTTGTTAGAATGACATCCTTGCCTTACCAACAATATGCGAGTAATTCAACCTTTTATGCGAAGTTTGAACCTGTCGTTAACTGGCTATATGACTTAATGCCAGAATTTATAAAACAGATCAAGGTTTTTGACCATCCGCTACAGTTACCTTCAACGGGTTCAGGCATCCAATTACCTGCTAACACAACACCTCAACCTGGTGGACAAATTTATTTACAGCAGGGGCAACCAAATAAAGAGGGTCTACTCACAAATTCTGATGCCTTTGAGCTCTCTGATGCTTAAATTTATCACTCAGCTAGCTTCAGGCATTGATGAGGTAAAAGATTTATTAGAGGTTACCAGAACCCTGATGGCAGGGCTCACGCGATATTCGAAGGTGCAAAGCCAAGAGTTAGTCTGCTCATGAATGCAGAAGTACGTACAGATTGAGCACTACTTGCTTTATCTTAAGCTATCAGTGCCAGACTTATATAAATTATTTTTTTGAATGTAATTTAAAACACTTTCAGGAATATAATCAGAGACATCTTCATTTCTCTCTAATTGCTGTCTCAACCAGGTTGAAGAAATATTAAAATCTCCTGCATCATAGCGATAAATCAAGCCATAAGGATGGGTTTTAATCGCGTTATTGTGAGGTACTTCATGAGTAAGTAACAGTTGGATTAATTCTTCTGAAAGGTTAATGTCACTGAGTCCGGGACGTTTTACAATCAATAAGTTAGCAAGCGATAGCAATTTTTCCCATTGATACCATTGAGGAAGTTGCCGAAAGGTATCGAGTCCCATCAGCAGTGTTATTGCTACATTTTCTCCGAATCTTCGGCGAAAATGTGTTAAAGTCGATACCATGTAAGAGGGAGAGCCTCGATTGATTTCTGATAAATCGAGGGTAAAGCTTTTGTTATGATTTTTTAGGGCGAGCGTTAACATTTCAACGCGTTGAGTGGCAGTTGCCATTGCTTTGTCTTTGAGTACTGGAGTTTTACAAGGTAAAAATATAAATTGATCAAAATGAAAATGATGCTGAATATTTTCTGCAATATTTAAATGTCCTTTATGAACAGGATCAAAAGTGCCACCATAAATAATCAAATTATCCAAAATAACCTACCTGCTTACCTAAACAGAGAGAAAGGGCTACGTTTTCTAAACCAGGCCAAATTTGGTTCCTTTGGTTTGATTTTATCTGCTCATCAAGCATCTTACAAAATTGTAATAGCTGGACAAGAATATTTTTTGGCAAACGCTTCAAAGCAGACTGATATAATTTTCCTTTTTGTGCCCAGATTTTTAACTGGGTGCAGGCTGTTGAAAAAGAGATGGATTGCTGAGTCATTTCTAGCAATTGCAATAAATTGCGTATGTCTTGTGCTAATAACCATAAGATAAGGGTGGGTTCTACATCACTATTATTCGCATAACGAAGATGCTGAATGACTTTATGAGCATCTTGTAATAAACAGGCGTCACTTAACTCATATAACTGATAATTACACTGATCAACAAGTTGTTCCTTGGCCTTGGCAAGCGTGAACACAGAGTCATCTGCAACGAGCTGAATTTTATCTAGAGCCTGCGCACAGGCCAACATATTGCCTTGAGTATATTGAGAAATAACTGCCGGAAGCTCGGCCTCAAAGTTTATTCCTCGTTTTACCAATTGTTCTTTAATCCACTGTTGCATAGCAATGCTATCTAGAGGATAAACTTGGACAATATGAATAGCTTTATTATTAGTGAAACTTTGTAATTGTTTGCTTGTTAAATTGGGGGAGCGAATAAGAAGCAAACATGAGTGGTTAATGTGTTGAAGATAGTTGGAGATAAAATTTTTACCTGTTGCGTCCAAGGTTTGCTTTTCGTAACGAATATCCAGCAATATAAAGGGAGAAAATAGTGAATAGCTAGTTGCTTTTTCCTCGACAAAAGCCCAATCTGACGAGCCATTGATGGAAATAATTGATTCTTCAGTTTCTGGGCTTTGCTGTTGCCAGCGCTGTTTAATTGCTGTAGCAGCTTCAGTTAATAAAAAATGATCCTGTCCTAAAAGAACATAAACCGCAGCGAGTGGATGGCGAGTAAGATAAGCATCTAAAGCCTGATGTTTAATAAGCATAATAATTAGCTATTTTTGCTTTCCTTAATAGAATAATTGTTTTTTGCCTGACTTAAGCGATTAACAATTTGCATAGCGGCATCGGCTCGCATTTCATTTTTCAATAATGCTTCTTCTGCGTCAGAACCTAAGATTCTGTCATTATTAATGGTGATTTGTCGAGTTACAAAAACACGCTTTGAGGAAATTATAGGTTTACCTTTTACCTGCACCAAGGAAAATTGTGCCTCATAAGTTAATAGATACTGCCGGGGTGCAGTGCTCGCACTGACGTTGGTAATTTCCTGTCTATAGCTATCTTTTTCAATGATCAGTAGATAATTTGCTTGTGCTGGGTCATCAACTACAGAAATATTATATCCCTCCAATTGATTTTTAATTAAAGTTTGCAGATCTTCATGGGCATCTTTAATAACAATTG
This region of Legionella clemsonensis genomic DNA includes:
- the folC gene encoding bifunctional tetrahydrofolate synthase/dihydrofolate synthase, with product MKHYKHFTIAEWLHYLETRHQQEIQLGLTRIKQVAESLDLLRLPSKVVSIAGTNGKGSVVAALEAIYSAAGFQVASYTSPHLVSFNERIKINQKPIADTDLKEAFCAIEEGRGSVFLTYFEMATLAALWYFKKHSIDILLLEVGLGGRLDATNIIDADLAIITTIDLDHEEYLGNNKESIGYEKAGILRYGKPAIYADKDPPHSIVEAVSSMSCPLYRLGIAYDYKLNDTTLEVSACEHVITLERPVLHANSIAAAVMATLCLQTVLPVSFSCIAEGLRNLVLPGRLQHIKGKMTTLLDVSHNPQAVNYLASYIKNLHWKGSIHAVFSALKDKDIPALIKPLIEIVDHWYPALLSGKRAASEEQFGAAFRIYGIVPFCYADPLLAYQAACNVASTGDLIVVYGSFVTVGQVLPAVCNTNRS
- a CDS encoding SPOR domain-containing protein; this translates as MMKLVMDERVKHRLIGLAVILSIAAIFAPAIIKKSNQRIDDNVSISVKLPPKPIPPKVAMPDEQEMFKTVKVAHVELPDVPRESAGPALAKAESLSQLNDIKEAVGPMVAKAKVEPTRVAKHKPTIVVAATNKLTTSTAAPKPTSVVAKNKAAAKPVQMAKIKPQTSTAKGLYAVQLATFSKQKNADALVSRLRAKGYKASYNRVNMPQGTVYKVIVGQGRPKEQAKILQQQLASVMQIKGFIVTTGVS
- the nadD gene encoding nicotinate-nucleotide adenylyltransferase, which translates into the protein MDNLIIYGGTFDPVHKGHLNIAENIQHHFHFDQFIFLPCKTPVLKDKAMATATQRVEMLTLALKNHNKSFTLDLSEINRGSPSYMVSTLTHFRRRFGENVAITLLMGLDTFRQLPQWYQWEKLLSLANLLIVKRPGLSDINLSEELIQLLLTHEVPHNNAIKTHPYGLIYRYDAGDFNISSTWLRQQLERNEDVSDYIPESVLNYIQKNNLYKSGTDSLR
- the holA gene encoding DNA polymerase III subunit delta, which translates into the protein MLIKHQALDAYLTRHPLAAVYVLLGQDHFLLTEAATAIKQRWQQQSPETEESIISINGSSDWAFVEEKATSYSLFSPFILLDIRYEKQTLDATGKNFISNYLQHINHSCLLLIRSPNLTSKQLQSFTNNKAIHIVQVYPLDSIAMQQWIKEQLVKRGINFEAELPAVISQYTQGNMLACAQALDKIQLVADDSVFTLAKAKEQLVDQCNYQLYELSDACLLQDAHKVIQHLRYANNSDVEPTLILWLLAQDIRNLLQLLEMTQQSISFSTACTQLKIWAQKGKLYQSALKRLPKNILVQLLQFCKMLDEQIKSNQRNQIWPGLENVALSLCLGKQVGYFG
- a CDS encoding LPS-assembly lipoprotein LptE; this translates as MMKRFFLFLFISFLASCGFHLRGMADLPAWLNNIAIVIKDAHEDLQTLIKNQLEGYNISVVDDPAQANYLLIIEKDSYRQEITNVSASTAPRQYLLTYEAQFSLVQVKGKPIISSKRVFVTRQITINNDRILGSDAEEALLKNEMRADAAMQIVNRLSQAKNNYSIKESKNS